The DNA segment TTCCGAGCGCGAGGGGGAGCTTCTCACGCCGGTAGGTCGACCGGGTGAACTCCTGGGCGACGATGACGTTTCGGTTCCGTCCGAGGCGATCGAGCGCGTCGTAACTCGCCTGGACGAGCAGGGTGTCGCCACCGCGAAGCGGGCGCAGGTCAATCCGCGTGTTGAACACGTCCGGCCCGAGTCGCAGAGCGAGCACCGTCGCACCGTACCGCTGTCGGAAACTCGTCGATTCGAGCGTCTCTCCGACGAGATCGCCGTCGGGGGCGACGATCACGCCGAGTGCGGTGACGTCGAGTGGCACCGGCTGGGTGACGAAAAGGACGACTGCGACCACGACGATCGCGACGACGACGAGCATCGCCGGCGACAGGGGCGACGGATCGACGGGCTGTGCGGCGAGCGGTCGGGCGTCTACCACCACCGTCCGGGGATCGGGTGCCGCCACCGTCTGCAAACCAGGGCCCATCACAGTCCGCGGACGATGGACGGCCGTGGTCCGTCAGGTGCGTGACTGCGGCGATCCGCCGATCGCGGACCAGCACCCTTACTTCGGCGCCGCTCGCCTCCGTACGTATGGACAGTTTCTCCACGTTCGAGGTGATCCCCGCGGTCGATATACAGGACGGCGAGGTCGTGCAACTCGTCCAGGGCGAGCGCGGCACAGGGAAGCGCTACGGCGACCCCGTCGAGGCGGCCGAACGCTGGATCGACGCGGGCGCCCGGTCGCTGCACCTCGTCGACCTGGACGGTGCCTTCGAGGGCGAACGGGCGAACGCCGAGACCATCGAGACGCTCGTCGACGCCGTCTCCGTCCCCGTCCAGCTCGGCGGCGGTATCCGCACCGCAGCGGAAGCCATCTCACTACTCGACCGCGGTGTCGACCGGGTCATCCTCGGAACGGCTGCCGTCGAGAACCCCGATATCGTCCGCGAGATCAGCGAGACGCACCCCGACTCGGTCGTGGTGAGCCTCGACGCGAAGGACGGCGAAGTCGTCGTCGAAGGCTGGACCGAGGGGACGGGCCTGACTCCGACCGCAGCGGCCGAGCGCTACGCTGAACTGGGTGCCGCCGCGATCCTCTTTACGAACGTCGACGTCGAGGGCCGACTCGACGGCATCGCCGCGGCGCCCGTCCGCGAACTCGTCGCGACGACGGACCTGCCGGTGATCGCCAGCGGTGGCGTCGCGACCCTCGACGACGTCGGGACGCTCCGGGAGGCCGGTGCGGCCGCTGCGGTCGTCGGCAGCGCACTCTACGAGGGGCGGTTCTCGCTCACCGAGGCGTACGAGTACGTAGACGTGTGACCCCGTAGACGAGTGGCGCTGGCTGGTGGCCGAGTGTCGCGTGACGCTCGGGTGGAGCCGAAAGTCGACTACCGAGGCTGGTGACGAAAATTAGGCGTCGACACGACTCGAGCACCGAAGTTGGTGACGGCGCTCTGGCGCCGAATCTGGAGATAGCGCCCGAGAACCGACGAACACCGACGAGTGAGGGGGAACGCCTCCCGAGTGAGGTGTGGGGCCCAGACGAGCGCGGCCTCGTGGTACGAAACCCGCACGTCCCCGGCGTCACCGCTGTTTGTGGCCGTGGCCGACGTACAGGGCGGCGACGTTGAGCGCGAGGAGCCCGACGAACGTGAGCGTCGCGGAGGCGGTCTCGAGCCCGTTGGCCAGCAGGCCGATCTGGGCGAAGGGGAGTCCGATCGCACCCCAGAACGAGAGAGCCTGCAGGGGTGATTTGACGGTGCGAACGATCGGCGACAGCACGGCATCGAGTTCGCGACCGATCCGGACCAGCGTGCCAGGGACGAGGTGGGAGGACTTCGACGGCATTGTGATCAGTGCTCGTGAGAACCACGTGTGCTGTACCGTCATATAGACCGACCAATATTGGGGTGGTTTCGCGAAGCTTCACCGTTTTATCCGTCCGTTACTATATTTTTTAACGCCTTTAGAACCGACGAGACCTTTCAAAACGGATTTTGTGCCACCCTCTGCCGGTCAACCCCGAGTATCGCGCGCTCCACACGCTCTCGCGATCGCGCCCGGCTCGCTCCAGCCGCGTCGTCTCCGGGCGGCCGGGCGAGCGGGCGGGAGGTGGCGCGAACGGAATCGCCTTGTACGAGCGGGCCCGTGTCTCGGGCATGAGCGATCGATCCGCGACGGTCTCGCGGGAGACGGCCGAGACGACGATCGAGTGTTCGTTCGCGATAGACGGCGCGGGCGAGGCCGAGGTCGAGACGGGCATCGGCTTCTTCGACCACATGCTCTCCGCAGTCGCGACCCACGGTCTGTTCGACCTCTCGGTCGTGTGCGATGGTGACCTCCACGTCGACGACCACCACACCGTCGAGGACGTCGGCCTCTGCCTCGGCGCCGCGATAGACGAGGCGCTCGGCGACCGTACGGGAATCGTCCGCTTCGCCGACCGCCGGATTCCACTCGACGAGGCCGTCGCGAGCGTCGTCGTCGACGTCAGCGGCCGCCCGCTCTTTCGCTTCGACGGCGAGTTCTCCCAGGCGTCGGTCGGCGACCTGACGAGCCACATGGCGCGACACTTCTGGCGCTCGGTGGCGACCGAGGCCGGCCTCACGATGCACGCCGAAATCGATGGCGAGAACGCCCACCACGAGATCGAGGCGCTGTTCAAGGCCGCCGCCCGCACGCTCGACGACGCGACACAGATCGACGACCGGCGCGCCGACGCGACGCCGAGTACGAAAGGCGAACTGTAGGGAGCACTCGCGACCGACGAACCGAACCGCACAAATCCTTGCCACGTTACCCGCGTTTCGCGCCGTCGGACCAGGGCGGACGGGTGGGTGTGATACTACTTGACGTATGGGTCCAAAACGGCTGCCGGTGGCCGTCGACGGACTGGTGGGGACGTGGACGACACACCCCGACCGAGTTCACGATAGCGCCCGATCGACGTTCACGATAGTGCTCGACCGGTGTTTACGACGGCGCTCGACGGGCTCTTCCGTCGATACGTGTCACGAGGGGCACCGGAACCGCTTCTGACGCCGGGTGCAAGTGGCGGCGAGGGGGCGACGCCTGCAGAAACCGGCGTCACTTCCCCCAGAAGGGGTCGCGCTTGCGGTGGTTGTCGAGGTACATGTTGAGCGCTTCGCGCTCGTCGCCGGGGATCTCCTCGGCGAGTTCCTGCTCGAGAATCTTGGCGTGTTTCTCGGGGAGTTCGACCCAGAGTTCTTCGTCTTCGTGGATCTGGCGACCGACGGTGGGGCCGTCGATGGCGACGGAGACGCGGGTGCCGGCGCGGGCCTCGTCGACGTCCTCGCCCTGCTCCTGGATGCCCTTGATCTGGCCGACGCGGGTGGTGTCGTTGCCCTCGAAGCGGACGACGTGTTCGTTGTTCTGGAGGGTTCCCGAATTGACCTCGACGCCGACGACGGCGGGGTCGTTCTGGCGGAAGACGTGGTCGGGGAGGATCCGGAAGCGGGCCGGGCGGGTGATGTTCTCGAGGACGGTGTCCTGCTGGGCGCGTTCGAGTTCCTCGACGAAGTCCTCGTAGCCCTCGACGAGCTGGTAGATGACGTCGTCGGTGAAGACGCGGACGTCGTCGATCTCGGCGCGTTCTTCGGCGTCGTCGAGGACGTCGACGTTGAACCCGAGGATGACCCGCTGTTTGTGCTCGTCGGCGGTGGAGGCGACGGAGACGTCGCGCGGGGCGACGTCGCCGACTTCGGCGCGGACGATGGGAATCTCGGCCTCGCCGAGTGCGTCGGCCATGGCTTCTAAGCTGCCGAGCGTGTCGGCCTTGACGACGACACCCTGTTCGTCGGTGTCGACGGCGATCTCGGCGAGTTCGGCTTCGACTTCCTCGATCACGTCGTCGAGGGCGCGATCGCGGACGACGCGGACAGGGGCGCCGGCCATGGCGTCGTCGAGGTCGGGTGCGGCGACCTTGATCCCGGCGGCGGCGTCGACCTGTTCGACCTGTTCGAAGCGGCTCTCGGTCCGGATCTCGGCCAGGGGCCGGGGCTGGAGGAGGGCGCGGACGTCGGTGACGATTGGTTCGGTCGTGCCCCCGACGACGATCGTGTCGTCGGTGCGGATCGTCCCGTCGTAGAGGACGATATCGACCGTCGTCCCGAACCCCTTCTCTTCTTTGACCTCGAGGACGGTGCCGACGCCGGGGCCGGCGACGTCGATCTCCATCTCCTCTTTCATGTAGCGCTGGGAGAGGCCCATCATCACCGTCAGGAGGTCGGGGACGCCCTCGCCGGTCATCGCGGAGACGGGGACGACGCCGATGTTGCGCTGGAAGTGCTGGACTCGCCAGTAGAGGTCGGCGGAGAAGCCCTCGTCGGAGAGCTCGCCGATGATCTCGTAGAGGCGTTCGTCGAGGTCGCCCCGGACGCGGTCTGACTGTTCGTCGTAGGTTGGCTTGATCGGAGCGTCGTCGGTCGGGTTCCAGCCGGGGACGGTGTCGATCTTGTTCGCGGCGACGATGAACGGAGTCTGGGAGCGCTGGAGGATGTCGAGCGCCTCGATCGTCTGGGGCTGGAAGCCGTCGTTGACGTCGACGACGAGGATCGCGATGTCGGCGAGGTTGCCCCCGCGCGAGCGCAGGGTGGTGAACGAGTGGTGGCCGGGCGTGTCGATGAAGAGGAGGCCGGGGAGGTCGAAGTCGTCCGGATCGACGAGGTCGCCCGCGATGGCGGAGATGACGTCTAGCGGGACGGCCGTCGCCCCGATGTGCTGGGTGATAGCGCCCGCCTCTCCCTCGATGACGGCCGAGCCACGGATCTGATCGAGCAGGCTCGTCTTGCCGTGATCGACGTGGCCGAGCACGGCGACGATCGGTGTCCGGAGCGAGGCGTTTTCGGGGGAGTCAGTGTCTGAATCCGACATGCAAACCACCAGAGAAGGCTCTTGGTCGAGAGTCCCCGGGCCGACAGTTAAACCCATCGTCACGGCCCGGCTTCGACCGTCGCGGGAGGGCCTCGACGCCGTCTCGCGGCGTGTGCTCCGGACCCGACGCACTCGCCGGGTCTGGTAGCACGCTCGGTCGAGGATCCGGGGTGGGAGCGGGTGCGCTCTCGCGTCGCCGTCGTCAGACGCTCGTCTTTCAGAACCCGAATGTTAATAGCCGACGGGCGCAACGTTGTCGCCATGAGCGACATACTCGCCGAAAACCTCTCGGGCAAGTCCGTCATGGGCGCGGACGGGACCGAACTCGGGTTGCTCTACAACATCACGATGGACATCTCCTCGGGCGAACTCCACGACCTGATCGTCGAACCGGACGAGGAACTGCCGGGTCGCGTCGTCGACTTCGACCGGAACGAGGACGGTCGCTTCCGGATCCCGGTCTCCCGGGTACAGGCCGTGAAAGATTACATCGTCGTCGAACGCTAATTTCTTTGCACTCGATCTAGCCCAATGTACGTTCTCGACTCGTCGGCGTTCATCCACGACTTTCACACCACCGAACAGACCGCGACGATCCCGCTCGTCCGCGAGGAACTCGAAGACGAGAGCGCCTACCGCTACGACGCCATGGAGGGCTCCGGGATGCACATCCACATTCCCGACGAAGACACCATCGAGACGGTCCGCCGGGCGGCGCGCGAGTCCGGCGACCTGGACGTGCTCTCCGACACCGACGTTCGCCTCGTCGCAGCCACGTTCGAACTCGACGGTACGCTCGTCACCGACGATTACGCGATGCAGAACGTCGCCGAGAAGCTCTCGATGACCGTCGAGTTCATCGCTCGCGACGGGATCGACGAGCAACGCGACTGGCACTTTCAGTGTCGCGGTTGCGGGCGCGAGTTCGACGAGCAGAAAGACCGCTGTCCGATCTGCGGCAGCGAACTGACGCGGAAGAATCCGTCCTGAACTCCCCCGATTCGTCCTCTCGTAGCCATCCTTCTAGCGGTGAAAACGAATCACGCCCGCGACGACGTGGGGTCACACAATCACCTGGATGGCGAGGAGCACGGCCGGAACGGCGAGCATGATGAGCGCACTGATGACCGATCGATCTCGTCGAGAGCCCGCCGCGGCGTAGAACCCGGCGAAGACAATCGCCAGTCCGAGAAACCGCAACAGTACCATCAGGCGAGCCTGCGCAGTACCGGACAGGAGTGACGCTGAAATCGAGACCGTTCCCATAGTCTCGAAGGTGAGATACCAGCCGTAATTCGCAATTCTCTGGGCGAAGATCCCCCAAACGGTAACGAGAACGAGTTCTGGGATTGAAGCTACCGGGTACGTGTAACTGTATGCGAGTACCCCGATCACAACGGGAACTACCGAAACGCGTCCCAGTTCGGTTGTGATGCCTGTCGACGGCATGAGGAAGAACGCTCGGGCAGCCAGCCAGAGCACGGCGATGGCGCTCAACAACCCAGCAACTGATATCCTGTCCCATGTAGCGAACGATGAACGCGTCACTGGCAGTGCGGGCATACTATACGATCACCTAATGGTGATAAGCATCTTTTGGATTATCAAATCTATATAAATAATATAGTATGCGTATATGTGGGAATTCTGTGCCTATAACTAACGATCTGCTCTCAACCGGCCATCGAGAGGTACTGCGAGTAGTACGTGTACGCGTTGTAGAGCCCGTGGACCAGCGCGGGAACCAGGAGGTTTCCGGTGCGAGCGTACAGCGTTCCGAGGGCGAGCGAGAGCACGAAGACGATCCCGAGGCTCACGAGCAACCCGCCGACTGGGCCGCCGCCGTAGGCGAACAGGTGTGCGCTTGCGAATATCACACTGGCGACCACGATCGCACCGGGGGTGGAGAAGTAGCCCGTGAGCCCCTTCTGGATCACGTTCCGGTAGAGCAACTCCTCGAACGGGCCGATGACGAGTATCGACGCGACGGCGAGCACGAGCAGGAGTTCCGGCGCGCTCCGGGCCCGCTCGAAGCTGCTGTGGCCGGCGCTCTCGGTCCCGGTCGTGCCGAGGATGACGCCGATCACGATCGCGATGCCGCCGAGCGCGACGACGCCGCCGACGACGTAGCCGAGATCCCGCAGCGACGGGACACGGACGTCGACGTACGAGCGGCCGCGATCGGTCAGGGCGAGGTACGCGCCCGCGACCGTTCCGGTTCCGAGGACGGTCGCTACCTGGGTCAGCACCGACCGACTCGTGGCCGGTTGGTCCGTGATCACCACGCCGGCGATGAGGACGAGTCCGATCGCGAGCAGGTTCGCCCACGCGATGATCGAGACGTAGCCGACGGCACCGACCAGCCAGAACCCGGCGGCGGCACCGCCTCGACGGCGGAGCTGCCGCCCCGAGAGCCCCGCGTACATCGCGCCCGCGGCGGCGATCGAGAGTGCCGCGCCGACGAGCGAGACGAGCAAGGCCGGGGTGCCAGCGACGGGTGGAACGCCAAACGGCGTCGTGTACCCGTGGGTGAGTCCGTACACCGAGAGGACGGCGACGGCGGCGCTCGCGACGCCGACGATCGACCCGAGCACCGATCGCGAGAGGTGGCCGTGGCGGCCGACGAAGACGGTGCCGAGCGCGAGGGCGGCGATTCCCCCGACGACGAGCGTGAACGGGTCGGTCGTCCCGGACCGAAGCACCCTGGCGGCGCCCAGCAGGGTGAGCGTCGTCGTGAAGAGCGCGAGGAGGACGGACGCGTCGCCGGTGGCCTCGGCCAGCGCCGCGGCCGCGCCGGGGTCGTCGGTGTCCTGGCTCGCGTCGTCGGCGGCTCGATCGGCAGCGTCCGCGGCTGCGTCGCGTCCGCCGGGGCCGGCGCTCCCGTCGGCGGCCGTCGAATCGGCGTCTTCCGCGACCCGGTCGGCGTCGGGTTCCGTGTCCTCGGCGTTCGGCGTCCACCCGTCGCCGCCGTCCGGTTCGACCGTGTCGGTTTCGTCGGTCGAGTCGCTCCCGCCGGTCATTGGTGGGGTTTGGGCGACGACGGTAATGGGCCTGTGGATTTCAGGCCGGAGCGGAATCAGTCGCGCCGCCTGGGCTATCGCTCGACACGAAGCGCCGACTTCTCGGCCACCGCCTGCGCCTCCTCGAAGTCGCCGCCTCCGAGGAGGCCACGGGTCGCCTTCTTGGCCCACTCGACGGCGGGCTGGTCGAAGGTGTTCACGCCGGCGAGTTCGCCGGCCATCACGCAGGCGGCCTCCAGGCCGTAGAGCAGGCCGCCGAGTTCGAACGCGTCGACGCGCTCGATCTCGATGCGAACCGTCGGGCGGCCGGCTGCGGCGAGGCTCGCCTCGGTCGCGCGGAACTCGGCGTCGAGCAGGTCCGCGAGCGAGCCGTCGCCGAGGTAGGCGAGGTCGTCGACGTCGGTCGGCGGGATCGACTGGCTCGCCCGCTCTCGCGGCGTGACGAACGTCACCTGCGTGTTCCGTGGCCCCGCCCGGTAGAGCTGGAGCTGTGAGTGCTGGTCGGTCGCGCCGAGCGCGCGAACGGGCGTCTGGCCCAGTCCATCCTTGCCGAGGCTCTCGGCCCAGAGCTGGGCGAACCACTCGGCAGTCGTCTCCAGGGACTCGGCGTAGGGCATGAACGCGTTGACCTGCGCGCCGCGTGCGGCGAGGGCGTGACAGGTCGCGCCGTAGGCGTAGGCGGGACACTCGTAGAGCGAACCCGTGAGCGTCTCGGCTTCGGCGGCGGCGCCGTCGAGGAGGGCCTCGAGGTCGAGGTCGGCCGCCGCGGCAGCGACGAGCCCGACCGCCGAGAGCGCCGAATAGCGACCGGGAACGCCGTCGGGGACGTCGAGTGCGGGCAGGTCGTGTGCGTCTGCGAGGTCGCGAAGCGGGCCGGACTCGCCCGTCGTGACGATGGTCCGCTCGGTCCAGTCGACGCCCGCCGACTCGAACGCGTCGCGGACGACGAGGAAGTTCGCCAGCGTCTCCGCGGTCGTTCCGGAGCGGGAGACGACGTTGATCGCCGTCCGTTCCAGGGGTAGCGCGTCGAGGGCCTCTCGAACCCAGGTCGGGTCGACGTTGTCGAGGAAGACCGTCTCCAGGTCTGCATCGAGCGCGTCGACGATCGTCGCCGCGCCCAGCGCGCTTCCCCCGATGCCGACGGTGATCAGCGCCTCGATATCCCCGCCGTCGGGGCCGGTGATCGGCTCGACGGCCGCCCGGATCTCGTCCGGGTTCGTTCGGTCTGGCAGGTTCAACGCCGCGTAGCCGTGTTCGTCGTCCCCCCGCCCGACCGCGATTCGTTCGTGCGCCGTGGCCACTCGCTCGTCGAGCCGGTCGAGTGCATCCCGGGAGACGCCCGGGGAGGCGACCGACGCGAGCGCGTTACCGATGTCGACGTCCATGCTCGAACCCCCGGGAGCCGACGTCAAAGGCGTTCCGTCACGTCACGAGTCGAAACTGCGAAAGGCGTCGAGCCCCTCGTGTCGCCGATGACCGACCCGACGGAATCGGAGCCAGTGGCGGGTACGTTCGTCGTCACCCACGCCGACGAAGACAGTGCCGTCCTTCGGGACGTCGAGACGGCGCGGGTGCACACGCTGTCGGCGAACCCCGACCTGGAGGCGCACGAGGTAATCGAGGCGACCGTCGCGCCGGAGCCGCCGCTCTCGGTCACCTGGACGATCGACGAACTCGACGCACGCAGGACGGTCGACGTACTCGACAGTGACCTCTCGCCGACGACGCACGAGCGGGAGATCGCCGCCGACCAGGCCGTCGGCGACCTGGAGCGGGTCGAACGGGCCGGGACGGGCGAACTCCACGTCCTCTCCGTCCCGCCGGACGAGACCGAGAACGCGGCCGCCGACGTGCTCGACGACCTCGAGACGGTCGCCCGGGCCGCACGACTCGACGCGGTCAGGGTCGAAGTCCGCCGTGATTCGGACGAGGGTGTTCTAAGCGTGCGGTACCTGCCCGACTGACCGACCCGCCGGCGGTCGAACTGGTTCAGTCCGACCGGTCTGTGGCCGTTCCGGAGTGCGCCGGCCCGCCGGCGCTCTGGACGGTCCAGCTCCCCTGGATATCGCAGGCCTCGCGGACCGTGTACTCGATCTCGGTGTCCGCGTCGATGCGGGAACCGCCGTCGACGTCTTCGACCCGAAGCGGGACGTCGAGACTGCTCCCGCAGCAGCCCACGCCGACGAACTCCTCCCAGGCGTCGCCCTCCCTGGCGACGTCACGCGTCTTCCGCAGGAACGCGCGGAACGACGGCTTCTCCACCTGAAACCGGCCCCACGACGAGAGGTCGGCGGGGTAGGAGACGACGACCCGGTCAGCGCGGGCGCGCGTATCACCCACACCATCGAGCGAGTCGTCGGTCACGCTGTCCCCATCGTCGAGCGAGTCGTCGCTCGGGATCGATCGACTGGTGTGCTGGCTCATACGGTCCGTAGGGGGTCGACGGGCAAAACCGTGCCGCCGAATCGGGCACTACCGTCCTCTCTGATCGATGCAAAACCGTACCCTTCCCGACCACCGCGACGGTGGCGTCGACGCCGTCCTCGACGGGCCGAACGCGGGTGCGCCGCGGACCCGACTCCGATTGAGAAGGTTTACGTTGCGGCCATTGGTAGCCGGAAGCATCTATGGTCTCACTCGAGGTGCCGGAGCTGGCGTACGAGGCGTACACGAACCGCCAGCTCGTCGCCGTTCCCCTCGCGATCCTCGCCGTCGCGGTGGCGGTCCTGGGGATCACGTTCGCGCTGACGGGAACGCCGCTCGCACTCGGCATCGAGTTCACGGGCGGTGCGGAACTGACGATCGCGACCACGGCCGATCAGGACGAGGTCGTCAACGCGTTCGACCAGGAACCGACGTCGGTCCAGCCGGTACAGGACGAAGGTCAGTACATCGTCCAGTTCGCCGGCGGCGAACTGGACGGGTTCGCTGACGGTGATAAGTCGGCGGTGCTTCAGTCGCTCGTCGACCAGGCGGAAGATTCCTCGCTCGAACCGTCGGACACCGCCGAGACGACCGCGGACGGTGAGACGACGATCGTGATCGGCGACTCGGTAACGTCGCCGTCGTTCGGGGCACAGATCCAGCAGACGGCGCTCCTCGGCCTGTTCGCCGCTTTCCTGGGGATGAGCGCCATCACGTTCGGGCTATTCCGGACGTTCGTCCCGTCGCTGGCCGTGGTCGCATCGGCGTTCTCGGACCTCGTCATCCCGCTCGCGTTCATGAGTCTCTTCGGCATCGACCTCACCCTCGGGACCGTCGCCGCGCTCTTGATGATCATCGGCTACTCCGTCGACTCGGACATCCTGCTCAACAACCACGTCATCCGTCGGAGCGGCTCGTTCTACGAGAGCGTCCACCGCTCGATGCGGACGGGGATCACGATGACGCTGACCTCGACGGTCGCGATGCTCGTCATGGCCGCCGCCGCGTGGTTCTTCGGCATCACGATCATGCGAGACATCGGATTGATCCTCGCCGTCGGGCTCACGGCCGACATCATGAACACGTACTTGCTCAACGTGAGCTTGCTCCGCTGGTACAAGTTCGAGGGGGTAGGCCGATGAGCGCCCGCGAGTTCGTCGCCAACTGGTGGCGCCTGGCAGTCCTCGTCCTCCTGGTGACCGTCGCGGTCTACGCGCTGTTCGTCCCGGGGGGGATGTTCGGCTCGACCGACGCCGTTCCCGGTAGCGACAACGCGAGTGCAAACGCGACCGAGGACGAGTCGTTCCACAACCTCGTCTTCGGCCTCCAGCTTGACGGCGGCGCCCGCATCAGCGCACCGATCGTCGGAATGACCGTCGAAGACGTCACACTGGACCACGGCGGGACGCCGGATCAGGCGGGTACCGATCTCGAAACGTCCGTCCGAGAGTCACTCCGGACCGAGTACGAGACCGTCGAGGCGGCGGACGTCGAGGTGCGTTACGACCAGGAGGACGACGACTACTCCGTCGAGGTGTTCGACGCCAACGTCTCGCAGGCGTCGTTCGCCGAGGCACTCTCGGCGCAGGGCCACGACGTCTCCGAGGACGACGTCGAGGACGGGGTGACGCCGGCGACGCGCGAGCGGATGGTCGAGGTCATCCAGAACAAACTCAACGAAGCCGGCCTCTCTGGCGGACAGGCGTACACGACCCAGACCGGCGGTGGGTACTACATCGTCGCCGAGGCGCCCGGCTACGGCTCGGAGGAGCTCCGGGCACTGCTCGAAGAGCGCGGCACCGTCGAGGTCCGCGCGTACGTCCCCGACGGCAACGGGAGCCAGCGAAACATCACGGTGCTCCAGCAGGAGGACTTCGACACGATCTCCGGGGCGCAGTGGGACAACCAGAACGGCCACCACGTCGACGTCAGCGTCCACGCCGACGGGACCGCCGAGGAGTACGAATCCCGGATGAACGACATCGGCTTCACGACCGAGGGTGCCGGGCAGAAGTGTTCCGTTCCGCGTACCGCGGACGGCTCCTACGACTTCTCCGCAGCCCAGGGTGAGCAGTGGTGCCTGCTCACCGTCTCCGATCAGGAGGTCGTGAGCGCGCTGAGCCTCAACCCGAACCTCGCTCAGTCGATGGAGAACGAACAGTGGCACACCGATCCGCAGTACGTGATGGTGATCGGCGGCGAGGAGGACGACCAGGAGGCCTACCAGCAGACGCGCGAGATCTCGATCAACCTGCGGGCCGGCGCCCTGCCCGCGCCGCTTGACTTCGGAGAGGCACAGATCATGTCCGTCGCGCCGACGCTGGCGGATCAGTTCAAGAGCAACTCGCTGCTCGTCGGCATCCTGGCGGTGTTCGCCGTCAGCGGGATGGTCTACCTCCGCTATCGCAACCCGATCGTCGCCCTCCCGATGATCGTGACGGCGCTCTCGGAGGTCGTGATCCTCCTCGGCGTGGCCGCCGCGGCGGAGATGGCGCTCACGCTCGCACACGTCGCCGGATTCATCGCCGTCGTCGGGACGGGGGTGGACGACCTCGTCATCATCGCAGACGAGGTGATGGACCAGGGCCGCGTCAGCCAGGGCCGGGTCTTCGACTCGCGCTTCCGCAAGGCGTTCTGGACCATCGCCGCCGCCGCGGCGACGACGATCATCGCCATGAGCCCGCTGGCCGTGATGCCCCTGAGCGACATCAAGGGGTTCGCCATCATCACCATCCTCGGCGTGCTCGTCGGCGTCTTCGTCACGCGCCCGGCCTACGGGAACATATTGCGGAAGCTCCTGACGAGCGAGGAGTGACGAACCGCCGCTGGCCGGACGTCGGGTGACGTCGGCCCCCCTCCGGATTATCGCTTCGTCTCACAGCACCCGGAGACGGTCGCCCTCGTCCGCAGTCTCTCCGGCCGTCCGCCGTCGAGACGTGATTCGACGTGTCCAGATCCCGTCGACTGGCCCGTCATTTTTGTACACGGCTGGTCTCCGTTGGCGTAATGGGACGCAACTCGCTGAAGCCGCCGGACCGCGAT comes from the Halovivax cerinus genome and includes:
- the hisA gene encoding 1-(5-phosphoribosyl)-5-[(5-phosphoribosylamino)methylideneamino]imidazole-4-carboxamide isomerase, coding for MDSFSTFEVIPAVDIQDGEVVQLVQGERGTGKRYGDPVEAAERWIDAGARSLHLVDLDGAFEGERANAETIETLVDAVSVPVQLGGGIRTAAEAISLLDRGVDRVILGTAAVENPDIVREISETHPDSVVVSLDAKDGEVVVEGWTEGTGLTPTAAAERYAELGAAAILFTNVDVEGRLDGIAAAPVRELVATTDLPVIASGGVATLDDVGTLREAGAAAAVVGSALYEGRFSLTEAYEYVDV
- the hisB gene encoding imidazoleglycerol-phosphate dehydratase HisB, with translation MSDRSATVSRETAETTIECSFAIDGAGEAEVETGIGFFDHMLSAVATHGLFDLSVVCDGDLHVDDHHTVEDVGLCLGAAIDEALGDRTGIVRFADRRIPLDEAVASVVVDVSGRPLFRFDGEFSQASVGDLTSHMARHFWRSVATEAGLTMHAEIDGENAHHEIEALFKAAARTLDDATQIDDRRADATPSTKGEL
- the infB gene encoding translation initiation factor IF-2, which translates into the protein MSDSDTDSPENASLRTPIVAVLGHVDHGKTSLLDQIRGSAVIEGEAGAITQHIGATAVPLDVISAIAGDLVDPDDFDLPGLLFIDTPGHHSFTTLRSRGGNLADIAILVVDVNDGFQPQTIEALDILQRSQTPFIVAANKIDTVPGWNPTDDAPIKPTYDEQSDRVRGDLDERLYEIIGELSDEGFSADLYWRVQHFQRNIGVVPVSAMTGEGVPDLLTVMMGLSQRYMKEEMEIDVAGPGVGTVLEVKEEKGFGTTVDIVLYDGTIRTDDTIVVGGTTEPIVTDVRALLQPRPLAEIRTESRFEQVEQVDAAAGIKVAAPDLDDAMAGAPVRVVRDRALDDVIEEVEAELAEIAVDTDEQGVVVKADTLGSLEAMADALGEAEIPIVRAEVGDVAPRDVSVASTADEHKQRVILGFNVDVLDDAEERAEIDDVRVFTDDVIYQLVEGYEDFVEELERAQQDTVLENITRPARFRILPDHVFRQNDPAVVGVEVNSGTLQNNEHVVRFEGNDTTRVGQIKGIQEQGEDVDEARAGTRVSVAIDGPTVGRQIHEDEELWVELPEKHAKILEQELAEEIPGDEREALNMYLDNHRKRDPFWGK
- a CDS encoding PRC-barrel domain-containing protein, which gives rise to MSDILAENLSGKSVMGADGTELGLLYNITMDISSGELHDLIVEPDEELPGRVVDFDRNEDGRFRIPVSRVQAVKDYIVVER
- a CDS encoding NOB1 family endonuclease; the protein is MYVLDSSAFIHDFHTTEQTATIPLVREELEDESAYRYDAMEGSGMHIHIPDEDTIETVRRAARESGDLDVLSDTDVRLVAATFELDGTLVTDDYAMQNVAEKLSMTVEFIARDGIDEQRDWHFQCRGCGREFDEQKDRCPICGSELTRKNPS
- a CDS encoding CPBP family intramembrane glutamic endopeptidase; translated protein: MTGGSDSTDETDTVEPDGGDGWTPNAEDTEPDADRVAEDADSTAADGSAGPGGRDAAADAADRAADDASQDTDDPGAAAALAEATGDASVLLALFTTTLTLLGAARVLRSGTTDPFTLVVGGIAALALGTVFVGRHGHLSRSVLGSIVGVASAAVAVLSVYGLTHGYTTPFGVPPVAGTPALLVSLVGAALSIAAAGAMYAGLSGRQLRRRGGAAAGFWLVGAVGYVSIIAWANLLAIGLVLIAGVVITDQPATSRSVLTQVATVLGTGTVAGAYLALTDRGRSYVDVRVPSLRDLGYVVGGVVALGGIAIVIGVILGTTGTESAGHSSFERARSAPELLLVLAVASILVIGPFEELLYRNVIQKGLTGYFSTPGAIVVASVIFASAHLFAYGGGPVGGLLVSLGIVFVLSLALGTLYARTGNLLVPALVHGLYNAYTYYSQYLSMAG
- a CDS encoding glucose-6-phosphate isomerase → MDVDIGNALASVASPGVSRDALDRLDERVATAHERIAVGRGDDEHGYAALNLPDRTNPDEIRAAVEPITGPDGGDIEALITVGIGGSALGAATIVDALDADLETVFLDNVDPTWVREALDALPLERTAINVVSRSGTTAETLANFLVVRDAFESAGVDWTERTIVTTGESGPLRDLADAHDLPALDVPDGVPGRYSALSAVGLVAAAAADLDLEALLDGAAAEAETLTGSLYECPAYAYGATCHALAARGAQVNAFMPYAESLETTAEWFAQLWAESLGKDGLGQTPVRALGATDQHSQLQLYRAGPRNTQVTFVTPRERASQSIPPTDVDDLAYLGDGSLADLLDAEFRATEASLAAAGRPTVRIEIERVDAFELGGLLYGLEAACVMAGELAGVNTFDQPAVEWAKKATRGLLGGGDFEEAQAVAEKSALRVER